AGTATCCACATCCGTCACCAGAATCGGATCAATCTTACCTCTTCCACGAATGGTACGGCACAGTGAACGGCTGTCTGCACCCGGAATCGGTGACTCTCCTGCGGAATACACATCCAACATCAGCAACACGTCAACCTGCGATAACACATGCGCGAAGTCGTCATATAAATCGCGGGTTCGCGTATAGCGATGCGGCTGAAAAATCATAACCAACCGTTTATCCGGCCAGCCAGCACGGGCGGCTTTAATCGTAGCATCAACCTCTGTCGGATGATGGCCGTAATCATCCACCAACATCGCCGTCCCACTTTGCCCGTTAACCAGTTCAAGCGGGTACTCACCGAGGAAATCAAAGCGACGTCCGGTGCCCTGAAAACGCTCAAGCGCGCGCAGAATTGCCTCGTCATCAATGCCCTCATCGGTCGCCACCGCAACCGCCGCCGCCGCGTTGAGCGCATTGTGACGCCCTGGCGCATTCAGCGTAACGTTCAGCAACGGCTTATCTTTCCGCTCCAGCGTAAAGTGCCCTTGTGCGCCAGTCTGACGATAGCCAGCAACGCGCACATCAGCATCGTCGCTAAAACCATACGTAATGATATGACGGCCAACGCGCGGTAACAGTTCGCGGATTACCGCATCATCAACACACATCACAGCCTGACCATAAAACGGTAGGTTGTGCAGGAAATTAATGAACGTCTGCTTCAGGTTCTCAAAATCCCCCTGATAGGTGTCCATATGGTCGGCTTCGATATTGGTGACAATCGCCACCATCGGCTGCAAATGCAGGAAAGACGCATCGCTTTCATCTGCCTCCGCAATCAGGTAACGGCTTGAGCCCAGACGTGCATGCGTTCCCGCAGCCTTCACTAACCCGCCATTCACAAACGTCGGGTCTAATCCCGCTTCCGCGTAAATACTGCTAACCATCGCCGTTGTCGTCGTCTTGCCATGCGTACCCGCGATCGCAATGCCGTGACGAAAACGCATCAGTTCCGCCAACATTTCAGCGCGACGGATCACGGGAATACGAGCATCATGCGCCGCGACAATCTCCGGGTTATCCGCTGTAATCGCGCTCGATACCACCACCACACTGGCGTTCAGCACGTTCTCTGCACGGTGGTGGAAATAAATCTGTGCGCCCAGCTCGGTCAACTGTTGCGTCACCGCATTCGGTGCCAGATCGGAGCCACTAATTTCATACCCTTCGTTGGCCAACACTTCGGCGATACCACCCATGCCAGCACCGCCGATGCCAACAAAGTGTATGTGCCGGACGCGATGCATCTCGGGCACGATTGAACGTAGTTTCGCCAGTTGTTGAGTATTCACGTTATTCTATCGCTACCTTGTAGCGCCGCCGGGCAGTCTTCTCCAACCCGACAACGTTGTATTAATTAACCATGAGCCACATGTGTGGCCCGACTGCCTGCCGCTGCACTGACTTCCGCCGCAACACGATCGGTTGCATCTGGAATCGCCACTGCGCGGGCTTTTTGCGCCATCGCCAGCAAGGTTGTGCGATCCCAACCGGACAGCACCTCACTGACAGCCGCCACGCTAAACTGTAGCTGCTCAATAATTTTTGCCGCGCCAGCCTTTTCCAACGGCAGCGCATTCCAATATTGCTGCCGATCTTTATGCTGAAACGGCACAAACAGCGCCGGTAACCCAGCCGCTGCAATTTCACTGACGGTCAAGGCACCAGAGCGGCATACCACAACGTCTGCCCAAGCGTAAGCTGCTGCCATGTCATCAATAAACTCGGTAATCTTGTGCTGCGTCTGCCCAACATCCTGATAAGCCTGCTGAACAGTTGATAACGCACCTTTACCGACCTGATGCCAAATCGTCACGCGATCGCCCAGCTGTGCCGCCACACCGGGCATCGTTTGGTTCAGTACTCTTGCGCCCTGACTACCGCCGACAACCAGCACCCTCACTGGGCCTGAGCGATCGGCGAA
The window above is part of the Pectobacterium araliae genome. Proteins encoded here:
- the murC gene encoding UDP-N-acetylmuramate--L-alanine ligase translates to MNTQQLAKLRSIVPEMHRVRHIHFVGIGGAGMGGIAEVLANEGYEISGSDLAPNAVTQQLTELGAQIYFHHRAENVLNASVVVVSSAITADNPEIVAAHDARIPVIRRAEMLAELMRFRHGIAIAGTHGKTTTTAMVSSIYAEAGLDPTFVNGGLVKAAGTHARLGSSRYLIAEADESDASFLHLQPMVAIVTNIEADHMDTYQGDFENLKQTFINFLHNLPFYGQAVMCVDDAVIRELLPRVGRHIITYGFSDDADVRVAGYRQTGAQGHFTLERKDKPLLNVTLNAPGRHNALNAAAAVAVATDEGIDDEAILRALERFQGTGRRFDFLGEYPLELVNGQSGTAMLVDDYGHHPTEVDATIKAARAGWPDKRLVMIFQPHRYTRTRDLYDDFAHVLSQVDVLLMLDVYSAGESPIPGADSRSLCRTIRGRGKIDPILVTDVDTLPELLSQALRGEDLILVQGAGNIGKLARKLADSRLQPQISE
- the murG gene encoding undecaprenyldiphospho-muramoylpentapeptide beta-N-acetylglucosaminyltransferase codes for the protein MSGEGKRLMVMAGGTGGHVFPGLAVAHHLMAQGWQVRWLGTADRMEADLVPKHGIEIDFIRISGLRGKGILAQLSAPIRIFQAVRQARAIMRRYQPDVVLGMGGYVSGPGGLAAWLCGIPVVLHEQNGIAGLTNRWLSHIAKKVLQAFPGAFPNADIVGNPVRTDVLALPAPETRFADRSGPVRVLVVGGSQGARVLNQTMPGVAAQLGDRVTIWHQVGKGALSTVQQAYQDVGQTQHKITEFIDDMAAAYAWADVVVCRSGALTVSEIAAAGLPALFVPFQHKDRQQYWNALPLEKAGAAKIIEQLQFSVAAVSEVLSGWDRTTLLAMAQKARAVAIPDATDRVAAEVSAAAGSRATHVAHG